A part of Arachis hypogaea cultivar Tifrunner chromosome 12, arahy.Tifrunner.gnm2.J5K5, whole genome shotgun sequence genomic DNA contains:
- the LOC112726931 gene encoding protein LIFEGUARD 2 produces MCGLFIIFIERERVFIDLRWHKHNLHRFNSLSSSFSFTFPVNKFFRKIKQTNKEEKSPGIEKPSFRVRTISAKMWNQPFGKTDLERGGGARPLYPMMLESPELRWSFIRKVYIIIAFQLLATIAVGAVVVSVHPIALFFAGTGAGLALYIVLIFVPFITLCPLYYYYQKHPVNYLLLGIFTVSLAFVVGLTCAFTSGKVILESVILTTVVVVALTLYTFWAARRGHDFNFLGPFLFGAVLVLMVFAFIQILFPLGKLSVMIYGCLASIIFCGYIIYDTDNLIKRYSYDEYIWASVSLYLDVINLFLSLLSIFRAAES; encoded by the exons ACAAACACAATCTCCATAGATTCAATTCTCTTTCTTCTTCGTTTTCCTTCACTTTCCCAGTCAACAAATTTTTCcggaaaataaaacaaacaaacaaagaagaaaaatctcCCGGAATCGAAAAACCTTCCTTCCGTGTTCGAACGATTTCAGCGAAGATGTGGAACCAACCGTTCGGAAAGACTGATTTAGAAAGGGGTGGTGGAGCGAGACCACTGTACCCTATGATGCTCGAGAGTCCCGAACTTCGGTGGTCCTTCATTAGGAAGGTCTACATTATAATCGCCTTTCAGCTGCTCGCTACGATCGCTGTTGGCGCCGTCGTAGTCTCCGTCCATCCCATCGCACTCTTCTTCGCCGGCACCGGTGCTGGTTTGGCACTCTACATCGTCCTCATCTTTGTCCCCTTCATCA CGTTGTGTCCTCTTTACTATTATTACCAGAAGCATCCGGTGAATTATTTGCTGTTAGGGATTTTCACTGTTTCGCTTGCTTTCGTAGTTGGATTGACTTGTGCCTTTACTAGCG GGAAAGTGATTCTGGAGTCTGTCATATTGACTACTGTGGTGGTGGTTGCCTTGACTCTCTACACATTCTGGGCTGCAAGGAGAGGCCATGATTTCAACTTCCTTGGTCCCTTCTTGTTCGGTGCCGTGCTCGTTCTTATGGTCTTTGCATTCATTCAG ATTCTCTTCCCACTGGGTAAGCTCTCTGTTATGATCTATGGATGCTTGGCATCAATTATATTCTGTGGCTACATCATATATGACACAGACAACCTTATCAAGAGATACTCGTACGATGAATACATTTGGGCTTCGGTTTCATTATATTTGGATGTCATCAATCTTTTCCTTTCTTTGCTAAGCATTTTCAGAGCTGCTGAGAGCTAA